In Ochotona princeps isolate mOchPri1 unplaced genomic scaffold, mOchPri1.hap1 HAP1_SCAFFOLD_170, whole genome shotgun sequence, a single genomic region encodes these proteins:
- the LOC131479219 gene encoding protein GPR108 isoform X2, which produces MAGSERRGLGGGCPSGRRGPGLPPLPLLLLLLGGCSGRIHQLALTGEKRADIPLNSFGFYANGSLEVELSLLRLGPLEAPEKSPLVGFSLNRVHSGSMRSYSTRDSHECVLLRNSSSFLVLFLINIKDLRVQVRKYGEQNKLFISPGLLPDVPSRLGLPKPESVPGDGGGAHHAPSPQVPRVKDQELVLDLGYLNNTYNFSFHVLIGSTEEEGQYNLNFHNCYNSIPGREHPFDLSVMIRERNPEGFLSAAEIPLFKLYLVMSTCFLAAGVFWVSVLCRNPYNVFKIHWLMAALAFTKSIALLFHSINYYFINSQGHPIEGLAVMHYITRLLKGTLLFITIALIGSGWAFVKYVLSDKEKKIFGLVIPLQVLANVAYIVLESREEGASDYGLWKQILFLVDLVCCGAILFPVVWSIRHLQDASGTDGKVAVNLAKLKLFRHYYIMVICYIYFTRIIAILLRVAVPFQWQWLYQLLVESSTLAFFVLTGYKFQPAGNNPYLQLPQDDEEDVQMDQVMTDSGFREGLSKVNQTSSGREVS; this is translated from the exons ATGGCCGGGAGCGAGAGGAGGGGGCTCGGCGGCGGGTGTCCCTCCGGGCGCCGGGGGCCGGGTCTcccgccgctgccgctgctgctgctgctgctgggcggcTGCTCGGGGCGCATCCACCAGCTGGCGCTGACG GGGGAGAAGCGAGCCGACATCCCGCTCAACAGCTTCGGCTTCTATGCCAACGGCTCCCTGGAGGTGGAGCTGAGCCTGCTGCGGCTGGGTCCCCTGGAGGCCCCGGAGAAGTCTCCCCTG GTGGGGTTCAGTCTGAACCGAGTTCACTCTGGCAGCATGCGCTCCTACTCC ACCCGGGACTCCCACGAGTGTGTTCTCCTAAGAAATAGTAGCAGCTTCCTGGTCTTGTTCCTTATCAACATCAAGGACCTAAG ggTGCAGGTGCGGAAGTATGGGGAGCAGAACAAGTTATTCATCTCTCCCGGGCTCCTGCCGGATGTGCCCTCCAGGCTGGGGCTCCCCAAGCCAGAGTCAGTCCCGGGTGA TGGGGGTGGGGCTCACCACGCTCCGTCCCCCCAGGTTCCCCGCGTCAAGgaccaggagctggtgctggaccTGGGCTACCTCAACAATACCTACAACTTCAGC TTCCACGTGCTGATCGGCTCCACGGAGGAGGAAGGCCAGTACAACCTCAACTTCCACAACTGCTATAACTCCATACCAGGACGGGAGCATCCATTCGACCTCTCG GTGATGATCCGCGAGAGGAACCCGGAGGGCTTCCTGTCGGCGGCGGAGATCCCGCTTTTCAAGCTCTACCTGGTCATGTCCACCTGCTTCCTGGCCGCCGGCGTCTTCTGGGTGTCGGTCCTCTGCCGGAACCC GTACAATGTCTTCAAGATCCACTGGCTCATGGCGGCGCTGGCCTTCACCAAGAGTATCGCCCTGCTCTTCCACAGC ATCAACTACTACTTCATCAACAGCCAGGGCCACCCCATCGAAGGACTCGCTGTCATGCACTACATCACGCGCCT gctgaaGGGCACACTCCTCTTCATCACCATCGCCCTCATCGGCTCCGGCTGGGCCTTCGTCAAGTACGTCTTGTCCGATAAGGAGAAGAAAATTTTCGGCCTCGTGAtccccctgcag GTCCTGGCCAACGTGGCCTACATTGTCCTGGAGTCCCGCGAAGAGGGCGCCAGCGACTACGGGCTTTGGAAGCAGATCCTGTTCCTGGTGGACCTCGTGTGCTGCGGAGCCATCCTCTTCCCCGTGGTGTG GTCCATCCGGCACCTCCAGGACGCGTCCGGCACCGACGGGAAGG TGGCAGTGAACCTGGCCAAGTTGAAGCTGTTCCGGCATTACTACATCATG GTCATCTGCTACATCTACTTCACGCGCATCATCGCCATCCTGCTGCGCGTGGCCGTGCCCTTTCAGTGGCAGTGGCTGTACCAg ctcctggtggaGAGCTCCACGCTGGCCTTCTTCGTGCTCACCGGCTACAAGTTCCAGCCTGCGGGAAACAACCCGTACCTGCAGCTGCCCCAGGATGACGAGGAGGACGTGCAGATGGACCAAGT GATGACCGACTCCGGGTTCCGGGAAGGCCTCTCCAAAGTCAACCAGACCAGCAGCGGACGGGAAGTGTCCTGA
- the LOC131479219 gene encoding protein GPR108 isoform X1: protein MSKPADAQVPRVKDQELVLDLGYLNNTYNFSFHVLIGSTEEEGQYNLNFHNCYNSIPGREHPFDLSVMIRERNPEGFLSAAEIPLFKLYLVMSTCFLAAGVFWVSVLCRNPYNVFKIHWLMAALAFTKSIALLFHSINYYFINSQGHPIEGLAVMHYITRLLKGTLLFITIALIGSGWAFVKYVLSDKEKKIFGLVIPLQVLANVAYIVLESREEGASDYGLWKQILFLVDLVCCGAILFPVVWSIRHLQDASGTDGKVAVNLAKLKLFRHYYIMVICYIYFTRIIAILLRVAVPFQWQWLYQLLVESSTLAFFVLTGYKFQPAGNNPYLQLPQDDEEDVQMDQVMTDSGFREGLSKVNQTSSGREVS from the exons ATGTCAAAGCCTGCAGATGCTCAG GTTCCCCGCGTCAAGgaccaggagctggtgctggaccTGGGCTACCTCAACAATACCTACAACTTCAGC TTCCACGTGCTGATCGGCTCCACGGAGGAGGAAGGCCAGTACAACCTCAACTTCCACAACTGCTATAACTCCATACCAGGACGGGAGCATCCATTCGACCTCTCG GTGATGATCCGCGAGAGGAACCCGGAGGGCTTCCTGTCGGCGGCGGAGATCCCGCTTTTCAAGCTCTACCTGGTCATGTCCACCTGCTTCCTGGCCGCCGGCGTCTTCTGGGTGTCGGTCCTCTGCCGGAACCC GTACAATGTCTTCAAGATCCACTGGCTCATGGCGGCGCTGGCCTTCACCAAGAGTATCGCCCTGCTCTTCCACAGC ATCAACTACTACTTCATCAACAGCCAGGGCCACCCCATCGAAGGACTCGCTGTCATGCACTACATCACGCGCCT gctgaaGGGCACACTCCTCTTCATCACCATCGCCCTCATCGGCTCCGGCTGGGCCTTCGTCAAGTACGTCTTGTCCGATAAGGAGAAGAAAATTTTCGGCCTCGTGAtccccctgcag GTCCTGGCCAACGTGGCCTACATTGTCCTGGAGTCCCGCGAAGAGGGCGCCAGCGACTACGGGCTTTGGAAGCAGATCCTGTTCCTGGTGGACCTCGTGTGCTGCGGAGCCATCCTCTTCCCCGTGGTGTG GTCCATCCGGCACCTCCAGGACGCGTCCGGCACCGACGGGAAGG TGGCAGTGAACCTGGCCAAGTTGAAGCTGTTCCGGCATTACTACATCATG GTCATCTGCTACATCTACTTCACGCGCATCATCGCCATCCTGCTGCGCGTGGCCGTGCCCTTTCAGTGGCAGTGGCTGTACCAg ctcctggtggaGAGCTCCACGCTGGCCTTCTTCGTGCTCACCGGCTACAAGTTCCAGCCTGCGGGAAACAACCCGTACCTGCAGCTGCCCCAGGATGACGAGGAGGACGTGCAGATGGACCAAGT GATGACCGACTCCGGGTTCCGGGAAGGCCTCTCCAAAGTCAACCAGACCAGCAGCGGACGGGAAGTGTCCTGA
- the LOC101524590 gene encoding complement C3, whose product MGAALGPGPLLLLLPCLPLVLGDPMYSIITPNIIRLDNDETVVLEAHDVAADIPVTVTIHDFPAKKQVLFSEKLVLTSATGYLGNVTFKIPSNKDLKLGSGPKYLTVLASFADTTVEKAVLLSLHNGYLFVQTDKTIYTPGSSVLYRVFTVDHNLLPVGRTVIVTIENPEGVTVKRSTLSSHNQHGILPLSWPIPELVNMGQWKIRAFYENSPQRVFSAEFEVKEYVLPSFEVILEPMEKFYYIDDPQGLQVTIMARFLYGKNVDGTAFVIFGVQDEDQRISLAHSLTRVEILDGHGEAMLKRQVLLDGVDPSQPEALVGKSLYVSATVILQSGSDMVEAERTGIPIVTSPYKIHFTKTPTFFKPAMPFDLMVFVTNPDGSPARHVPVVTQDSDVQSLTQEDGVAKLSINTPNSRQPLPITVRTKKDGIPEARQATNTMQALPYTTLYNSNNYLHLSLPRTELKPGEPLHVHFHLRTDPGQDAKIRYYTYLIMNKGRLLKAGRQVREAGQDLVVLPLTITPEFIPSFRLVAYYTLIDAKGKREVVADSVWVDVKDTCVGTLVVKGGGRDGQQHLPGQQMTLKLEGDRGARVGLVAVDKGVFVLNKKNKLTQSKIWDVVEKADIGCTPGSGKDYAGVFTDAGLSFMSNKALQTEQRKQLECPKPAARQRRSVQLQEKRADKAGQYKDKVLRRCCEGGMRENPMQFSCDQRARFIALGQACVQAFLDCCKYLARLREQHRREGTLSLARSDLDEDIIPEEDIVSRSHFPESWLWTIEEFKEPAKNGISTKIMNVFLKDSITTWEIMAVSLSDKKGICVADPYEVTVMQDFFIDLRLPYSVVRNEQVEIRAVLYNYRESESLKVRVELLYNPAFCSLATAKKNHQQTVTLPPKSSLPIPYVLVPLKIGLQEVEVKAAVYNRFISDGVKKTLKVVPEGIPVNKTVTVRTLDPENLGQGGFQKEEIPPADLSDQVPETEAETKILLQGTPVAQMTEDAVDGERLKHLIVTPSGCGEQNMISMTPTVIAVHYLDLTEQWEKYPLGKRDEALELIKKGYTQQLAFKQPNSAYAAFLNRPPSTWLTAYVVKVFSLAANLIAIDSRVLCGAVKWLIMEKQKPDGVFQEDAPVIHQEMIGGFRNSAEKEVSLTAFVLIALQEAREICEEQINSLPASISKSKDFISKNYLNLQRPYSIAIAGYALAQQEKLQGEMLNKFLSTAKDRNRWEEPGQHLYNVEATSYALLALLRLRDMDSLPAVARWLNEQRYYGGGYGSTQATFMVFQALAQYQVEMPDHKDLNLEVSIKLPSRSSAVKHLILWESASLLRSEETKQNEGFTVTAQGKGQGTLSVVTTYYAKVKDKVSCKKFDLRVNIRPAPDTAKKPQDAKSTMILDICARYLGDEDATMSILDISMMTGFVPDTDDLNLLSNGIDRYISKYELSKAFSHKNTLIIYLDKISHIAEDCLSFKVHQFFNVGLIQPGSVKVYSYYNLEEACTVFYHPDKEDGMLSKLCHKDMCRCAEENCFLQQPDNKVTENERLDKACEPGVDYVYKTRLVRMEKSNDFDEYLMVIENTIKSGSDEVQAGQERRFISHIKCRDALKLKEGKHYLVWGLSSDLWGEKPNTRYLIGKDTWLELWPEQDECQDEENQKQCQDLASFTENMVVYGCPN is encoded by the exons ATGGGAGCCGCCTTGGGCCCCGGCccactgttgttgctgctgccctGTCTCCCCCTGGTCCTgggggatcccat GTACTCCATCATCACCCCCAACATCATCCGCCTGGACAACGATGAGACTGTGGTGCTGGAGGCCCACGACGTGGCAGCGGACATCCCGGTCACTGTCACCATCCACGACTTCCCGGCCAAGAAGCAAGTGCTGTTCAGTGAGAAGCTGGTGCTGACCAGCGCCACTGGTTACCTGGGCAACGTCACCTTCAAG ATCCCCAGCAACAAGGACCTCAAGCTGGGCAGTGGTCCCAAGTACCTGACGGTGCTGGCGTCGTTCGCGGACACGACGGTGGAGAAGGCCGTGCTGCTCAGCCTGCACAATGGCTACCTCTTCGTGCAGACCGACAAGACCATCTACACGCCCGGCTCCTCAG tCCTCTACCGGGTCTTCACCGTGGACCACAACCTGCTGCCCGTAGGCCGGACGGTGATTGTCACCATCGAG AACCCCGAAGGCGTCACTGTCAAGCGCTCCACCTTGTCCTCTCACAACCAGCATGGAATCTTGCCCTTGTCCTGGCCCATTCCGGAGCTGGTCAA CATGGGACAGTGGAAGATCCGGGCCTTCTACGAGAACTCACCACAGCGAGTCTTCTCAGCTGAGTTCGAGGTGAAGGAGTATG TGCTGCCCAGTTTTGAGGTCATCCTGGAGCCCATGGAGAAATTCTACTACATCGATGACCCACAGGGTCTGCAGGTCACCATCATGGCCAG GTTCCTGTATGGGAAGAACGTGGATGGAACTGCCTTCGTCATCTTCGGGGTTCAAGATGAAGACCAGAGGATTTCGCTGGCCCATTCTCTCACCCGCGTTGAG ATCCTGGACGGCCACGGTGAGGCCATGTTAAAGCGACAGGTGCTGCTGGACGGGGTGGATCCCAGTCAGCCCGAGGCCCTGGTGGGGAAGTCACTGTACGTGTCGGCAACCGTCATCCTGCAATCCG GCAGCGACATGGTGGAGgctgagcgcactgggatccccatCGTGACCTCCCCTTATAAGATCCACTTCACCAAGACACCCACGTTCTTCAAGCCTGCCATGCCCTTCGACCTCATG GTGTTTGTCACCAACCCCGATGGCTCCCCAGCGCGCCACGTGCCTGTGGTGACCCAGGACTCTGATGTGCAATCTCTGACCCAAGAAGATGGCGTGGCCAAGCTGAGCATCAACACGCCCAACAGCCGGCAGCCCCTGCCCATCACC GTGCGCACCAAAAAGGATGGTATCCCAGAAGCCCGCCAAGCCACCAATACCATGCAGGCCCTGCCCTACACCACGCTATACAACTCCAACAACTACCTACACCTCTCCTTGCCCCGCACGGAGCTCAAGCCCGGCGAGCCGCTGCACGTCCACTTCCACCTGCGCACAGACCCAGGCCAGGATGCCAAGATCCGCTACTACACCTACCTG ATCATGAACAAGGGGAGGCTGCTGAAGGCGGGTCGCCAAGTGCGAGAGGCCGGCCAGGACCTGGTGGTCCTGCCCTTAACCATCACCCCAGAATTCATCCCCTCCTTCCGCCTGGTGGCTTACTACACTCTGATTGATGCCAAGGGCAAGAGGGAGGTGGTGGCCGACTCTGTCTGGGTGGACGTGAAGGACACGTGTGTGGGCACG CTGGTGGTCAAAGGCGGCGGACGGGATGGCCAGCAGCATTTACCTGGCCAGCAGATGACTCTCAAGTTAGAGGGCGACCGTGGGGCCCGAGTGGGGCTGGTGGCCGTGGACAAGGGCGTGTTCGTGCTGAACAAGAAGAATAAACTCACTCAGAGCAAG ATCTGGGACGTGGTGGAGAAGGCTGATATTGGCTGCACCCCAGGCAGCGGCAAGGACTACGCAGGCGTCTTCACGGATGCAGGCCTGTCCTTCATGAGCAACAAAGCCCTACAGACGGAGCAGAGGAAGC AACTGGAGTGTCCCAAACCAGCTGCCCGCCAGCGTCGCTCAGTACAGCTCCAGGAGAAGAGGGCAGACAAAG CGGGCCAATACAAGGACAAGGTACTGCGCAGATGCTGCGAGGGCGGCATGCGCGAGAACCCCATGCAGTTCTCCTGCGACCAGAGGGCACGCTTCATCGCCCTGGGCCAGGCGTGTGTGCAAGCCTTCCTGGACTGCTGCAAATACCTAGCCCGGCTCCGTGAGCAGCACCGGCGGGAAGGGACACTGAGCCTGGCCAGGA GTGACCTGGATGAAGACATCATCCCAGAAGAAGACATTGTCTCCCGAAGCCACTTCCCAGAGAGCTGGCTCTGGACCATCGAGGAGTTCAAAGAACCGGCTAAGAACGG AATCTCCACGAAGATCATGAACGTGTTTCTGAAAGACTCCATCACCACCTGGGAGATCATGGCCGTGAGCTTGTCCGATAAGAAAG GAATCTGCGTGGCCGACCCCTATGAGGTCACGGTGATGCAAGACTTCTTCATTGACCTGCGGCTGCCCTACTCCGTGGTGCGCAACGAGCAGGTGGAGATCCGAGCTGTCCTGTATAACTACCGGGAGTCCGAGTCCCTCAAG GTGAGGGTGGAGCTGTTGTACAACCCAGCCTTCTGCAGCCTGGCCACGGCCAAGAAGAACCACCAGCAGACCGTGACGCTCCCGCCCAAGTCCTCGCTGCCCATCCCTTATGTCCTTGTGCCTCTGAAGATCGGTCTGCAGGAGGTCGAGGTTAAGGCCGCTGTCTATAATCGCTTCATCAGCGACGGTGTCAAGAAGACCCTGAAGGTCGTG CCCGAAGGGATCCCCGTTAACAAAACTGTGACTGTTCGAACCCTGGACCCAGAAAACCTTGGCCAAG GGGGCTTCCAGAAGGAGGAGATCCCCCCGGCCGATCTCAGCGATCAAGTCCCAGAAACCGAAGCAGAGACCAAGATCCTTCTGCAAG GCACCCCTGTGGCCCAGATGACGGAGGATGCTGTGGACGGCGAGCGGCTGAAACACCTCATCGTGACACCATCAGGCTGCGGGGAGCAGAACATGATCTCCATGACGCCCACGGTCATCGCCGTGCACTACCTGGACCTCACCGAGCAGTGGGAAAAGTACCCCTTGGGCAAGCGGGACGAGGCTCTGGAGCTCATCAAAAAAG GCTACACCCAGCAGCTGGCCTTCAAGCAACCCAACTCCGCTTATGCAGCCTTCTTGAATAGGCCACCAAGCACCTG GCTGACCGCATATGTGGTAAAGGTCTTCTCTCTGGCCGCCAACCTCATCGCCATCGACTCCCGGGTCCTGTGCGGGGCCGTGAAGTGGCTAATCATGGAGAAGCAGAAGCCGGACGGGGTCTTCCAAGAGGACGCGCCCGTGATCCACCAAGAAATGATT GGTGGCTTCCGGAACTCTGCAGAGAAGGAAGTATCGCTCACGGCCTTCGTGCTCATCGCCCTGCAGGAGGCAAGAGAGATTTGCGAGGAACAAATCAAT agcTTGCCAGCTAGCATCAGCAAGTCCAAGGACTTCATCTCAAAAAACTACCTGAACCTACAGAGGCCCTACAGCATAGCCATTGCAGGCTATGCACTGGCCCAGCAGGAAAAACTGCAAGGGGAAATGCTCAACAAGTTCCTGAGCACAGCCAAAG ACAGGAATCGCTGGGAGGAACCTGGCCAGCACCTCTACAACGTGGAGGCCACGTCCTACGCCCTCTTGGCCCTGCTGCGCTTGCGCGACATGGACTCTTTGCCTGCCGTTGCGCGCTGGCTCAACGAACAGAGATACTACGGTGGTGGTTATGGTTCTACCCAG GCCACCTTCATGGTGTTCCAAGCTTTGGCCCAATACCAAGTGGAAATGCCGGACCACAAGGACTTGAACTTGGAGGTTTCCATCAAGCTGCCCAGCCGCAGCTCCGCAGTCAAGCATCTCATTCTGTGGGAATCCGCAAGCCTGCTGCGGTCAGAAGAG ACCAAGCAAAATGAGGGATTTACCGTAACGGCCCAAGGGAAAGGCCAAGGCACGCTGTCG GTGGTGACCACGTACTACGCCAAGGTCAAAGACAAAGTCAGCTGCAAGAAGTTTGACCTGAGGGTCAACATCAGACCAGCTCCCGACACAG CAAAGAAGCCGCAGGATGCGAAGAGCACCATGATTCTTGACATCTGTGCCAG GTACCTGGGAGACGAGGATGCCACCATGTCCATTCTGGACATTTCCATGATGACGGGCTTCGTCCCTGACACAGATGACCTCAACCTG ctCAGCAATGGCATCGACAGGTACATCTCCAAGTACGAGCTAAGCAAAGCCTTCTCCCACAAAAACACACTCATCATCTATCTGGACAAG atctcccacattgcGGAGGACTGCCTGTCCTTCAAAGTTCATCAGTTCTTCAACGTGGGGCTGATCCAGCCTGGGTCGGTCAAGGTTTATTCCTACTATAACCTGG AGGAAGCGTGCACTGTATTCTACCACCCGGACAAAGAGGATGGCATGCTGAGCAAGCTATGCCACAAGGACATGTGCCGCTGTGCCGAGG AAAACTGCTTCCTGCAGCAACCAGATAACAAAGTCACCGAGAACGAACGGCTGGACAAGGCCTGTGAGCCCGGGGTGGACTATg TGTACAAGACCAGGCTGGTCCGGATGGAGAAATCGAATGACTTTGACGAGTATTTAATGGTCATTGAGAACACCATCAAGTCAG GCTCAGATGAAGTGCAGGCCGGGCAGGAGCGCCGCTTCATTAGCCACATCAAGTGCAGAGATGCGCTCAAACTCAAGGAAGGAAAACACTACCTCGTGTGGGGACTCTCCTCCGACCTGTGGGGCGAGAAGCCCAA cACCAGATACCTGATCGGCAAGGACAcgtggctggagctgtggcctGAGCAGGACGAATGCCAGGACGAAGAGAACCAGAAGCAGTGCCAGGACCTGGCCTCCTTCACCGAGAACATGGTCGTCTACGGCTGCCCTAACTGA